One segment of Ipomoea triloba cultivar NCNSP0323 chromosome 12, ASM357664v1 DNA contains the following:
- the LOC115997932 gene encoding peptidyl-prolyl cis-trans isomerase Pin1-like, whose translation MASEKVMASHILIKHQGSRRKASWKDPEGRVICNTTRDAAASQLRALRDDILSGKSNFEDVASRFSDCSSAKRGGDLGPFGRGQMQKPFENATFALKIGEISDIVDTDSGVHIIKRTG comes from the exons ATGGCGTCGGAAAAAGTGATGGCGTCGCACATACTCATCAAACACCAGGGCTCCAGACGCAAGGCGTCCTGGAAGGATCCGGAGGGCCGTGTTATCTGCAACACCACTCGGGACGCCGCCGCGTCTCAGCTCAGAGCACTTCGCGACGATATCCTCTCCGGCAAGTCCAACTTCGAGGATGTCGCATCTCGCTTCTCCGATTGCAGCTCCGCCAAACGCGGCGGCGATCTCG GCCCTTTTGGTCGGGGCCAGATGCAGAAGCCTTTTGAAAATGCAACTTTTGCACTTAAGATTGGTGAGATTAGTGACATTGTTGATACTGATAGTGGTGTTCACATAATTAAGAGAACCGGTTGA